Proteins co-encoded in one Methanobacterium veterum genomic window:
- a CDS encoding hemerythrin domain-containing protein has product MAENDVYELLKNDHDNIKNLLRETIQNKDPSQFPKIQKEWESHMLGEEIYFYPALRKKESFMVLERYEEHELGKKLIYELDKLDKNDERWMPKMGVLQEIIELHIDEEEKKIFPKAKEIISGNKERHILDKIRDEKSRYVKSYL; this is encoded by the coding sequence ATGGCAGAAAATGATGTTTATGAATTACTAAAGAATGACCATGATAATATAAAGAATCTTTTGAGGGAAACTATACAAAATAAGGACCCTTCACAATTTCCTAAAATCCAAAAAGAATGGGAATCCCATATGCTGGGAGAAGAAATATATTTTTATCCAGCACTCAGGAAAAAAGAATCATTTATGGTCCTTGAAAGATATGAAGAACATGAACTTGGCAAAAAATTGATCTATGAATTAGATAAATTGGATAAAAACGATGAACGATGGATGCCGAAAATGGGAGTACTTCAAGAGATTATAGAACTTCATATTGATGAAGAAGAAAAAAAAATCTTTCCTAAGGCAAAAGAAATAATAAGTGGGAATAAGGAAAGGCATATACTGGATAAAATAAGAGATGAAAAATCAAGGTATGTGAAATCTTACCTCTAA
- a CDS encoding AEC family transporter, translating to MNSVETIIPIIAMILLGYVLKRSNVLKAEDALSLNKIVINIAIPSLIFLAIYKVNLSILPLIVPIPLICISVGIISGLIAYLILTLKNYPSKTRWSVVSTSALFNSGFLGYPVVLGVFGTDGFIRAIFYDMGSMILFISFGIFFLLMLGGKYSDILKRSLLFPPLWGILLGLLLNFLNIPLGYVITQTLTYLSGAAIPLIMISLGLSMEFRGIKEYIGLASLVSVIKLGIAPLIAFTIVMLLSMGGLEKSVTVLEAGMPSAMLALVLAITYELDIKVSAACIFLSTVLSMVTLPILLFLV from the coding sequence ATGAACTCAGTTGAAACCATTATCCCAATCATAGCCATGATTCTTCTTGGTTATGTCTTAAAAAGAAGCAATGTTTTAAAGGCCGAAGATGCATTATCTCTAAATAAAATTGTAATAAATATTGCAATTCCATCACTCATATTCCTTGCAATATATAAAGTAAATTTATCTATTCTTCCACTTATAGTTCCAATTCCACTTATATGCATATCTGTTGGAATAATTTCTGGTTTAATTGCTTATTTGATTCTAACTCTTAAAAATTATCCAAGTAAAACTAGATGGAGTGTTGTATCAACTAGTGCGCTTTTTAATTCTGGTTTTCTTGGATATCCTGTTGTGCTAGGCGTTTTCGGAACAGATGGATTTATAAGAGCTATTTTCTATGATATGGGCTCTATGATCCTTTTTATAAGTTTTGGGATATTCTTCCTGTTAATGCTAGGTGGAAAATACTCCGATATTTTAAAACGATCCCTCCTATTCCCCCCACTTTGGGGAATCCTTTTGGGGCTTCTGCTGAACTTTTTAAATATTCCCCTGGGATATGTAATTACACAAACATTAACTTACTTAAGCGGCGCTGCCATACCTCTTATAATGATATCTTTAGGATTATCTATGGAATTTAGAGGAATTAAAGAATATATTGGGCTTGCATCATTAGTATCTGTTATAAAATTAGGTATTGCTCCTTTAATAGCATTTACAATCGTCATGCTTCTAAGCATGGGCGGACTTGAAAAATCAGTTACTGTTTTAGAAGCAGGAATGCCTTCAGCAATGCTTGCTCTTGTTCTGGCCATTACATATGAACTTGATATAAAAGTATCTGCAGCATGCATATTTTTAAGTACGGTACTCAGTATGGTTACTCTCCCTATACTACTATTTTTAGTATGA
- a CDS encoding OB-fold nucleic acid binding domain-containing protein, whose translation MENDVKSEYQRISDKISYDDFLKRIEDMKKDYEDVSFMDELDIARMIVGEYIDEENVPLAKDNELRKISELETGLHDISITGRIMRISNAKAFVTKKGKEGKVQNIMLADDTGEIRVVLWTDNIKQLKNFSEGDIVKINNVEIKDGYRSEEAHLQGRSTIEKVEGEEADNLPEYAEKITKIADIQGEMQVNVIARVVRISRIRTYNSNGREGQFITLDLKDDSGSISITLWNKDVEIINEIELKEGDSIKILGAQSRVRNGEVNLTHSWIGRIIKDDFDVPEYEEAEIMKIGDAHEMKDVTLMGVVSKIQDAITFQRSDGSAGSVKSVVISDETGSIKVTLWNDDTKLDINKGDILKITGGNIEFDDYSDGYRINTNWNSGIIINPEDDAGLKQVLEEHKKELEPIKIEDLHKLEDEGDEVDIIGRMMELYDANEFQRADGSAGLVRSVKIADDTGTIRASLWDDKAKLRLNRGDLVKIENAKTRFRDDSVELSIGKTVRIIKMSENDAQSLPPIDELEGEMYKPIKISELENIKSERDEVGIIGRIINLYDVNEFQRSNGTMGMVRTVELADDTGSVRASFWDEKAEMGLNRGGAIWIKNARPRFRNDAVELSVGRATMVIKPKDEEAAALPSLEEIEESIYKTKKIEELTEDDKNIKLSGEIIEAYGDRILYEMCPNCNKRVEYVDDAFVCDFCGEEIQQPNYLMIVPCVIEDETGTVRTTFFRKQAEELIGMTTEKANEVIMTTADEGSLAGKVEDLIGSEITVIADASFDEYNEEIRLIAKKIVK comes from the coding sequence ATGGAAAATGATGTAAAAAGCGAATATCAGCGAATCAGCGACAAAATCTCATATGACGATTTCTTAAAAAGAATAGAAGACATGAAAAAGGATTATGAAGATGTAAGTTTTATGGATGAGCTTGATATTGCAAGGATGATAGTAGGAGAATATATAGACGAAGAAAACGTTCCCCTTGCAAAGGATAACGAATTACGTAAAATATCCGAATTAGAAACAGGTTTGCATGATATAAGCATAACCGGCAGGATAATGAGGATCTCCAACGCTAAAGCATTTGTAACAAAGAAAGGGAAAGAAGGTAAAGTCCAAAACATTATGTTAGCCGACGATACTGGTGAAATTCGAGTAGTGCTCTGGACAGATAACATCAAACAGCTTAAAAACTTTTCTGAAGGAGACATTGTCAAAATAAACAATGTAGAAATAAAAGATGGATACAGAAGTGAAGAAGCTCACCTGCAGGGCAGGTCAACCATCGAAAAAGTTGAAGGCGAAGAAGCTGATAATTTACCAGAATATGCTGAAAAAATAACAAAAATTGCAGATATTCAAGGCGAAATGCAGGTTAATGTAATTGCAAGAGTAGTTAGAATTTCAAGAATAAGAACATACAACAGCAACGGCAGAGAAGGACAATTCATTACTCTTGATTTAAAAGATGATAGTGGTTCAATATCCATAACTTTATGGAATAAAGATGTTGAAATTATCAATGAAATAGAACTCAAAGAAGGAGATTCCATAAAAATATTAGGCGCCCAAAGCCGTGTTAGAAATGGTGAAGTTAATTTAACTCATTCATGGATTGGAAGGATAATAAAAGATGATTTCGACGTCCCCGAGTATGAAGAAGCAGAAATCATGAAGATCGGGGACGCCCATGAAATGAAAGATGTCACTTTAATGGGAGTTGTAAGTAAAATACAGGACGCCATTACTTTTCAACGTTCAGATGGAAGTGCCGGATCTGTAAAATCAGTTGTAATTTCAGATGAAACCGGTTCTATAAAGGTAACCCTTTGGAACGATGATACCAAGCTCGACATTAATAAAGGAGATATTCTAAAGATAACCGGTGGAAATATCGAATTTGATGATTATTCTGATGGATATAGAATAAACACCAATTGGAATAGCGGAATAATTATCAATCCTGAAGATGATGCTGGTTTAAAACAAGTTCTTGAAGAACATAAAAAAGAGCTCGAACCAATCAAAATTGAAGATTTACATAAACTTGAAGATGAAGGAGACGAAGTGGATATCATTGGAAGAATGATGGAACTTTACGATGCAAATGAGTTCCAAAGAGCAGATGGAAGCGCGGGGCTTGTAAGATCCGTTAAAATAGCTGATGATACAGGTACAATTAGAGCATCACTCTGGGATGACAAAGCAAAGCTCAGGTTAAATAGAGGAGATCTTGTAAAGATAGAAAATGCAAAAACCAGGTTTAGAGATGACAGTGTGGAACTTAGCATTGGGAAAACAGTTAGAATAATTAAAATGAGTGAAAATGATGCCCAGAGTCTTCCACCTATTGATGAACTTGAAGGGGAAATGTATAAACCAATTAAAATTAGCGAGTTAGAGAACATAAAAAGTGAAAGAGACGAAGTTGGAATAATTGGGCGTATAATTAACTTATATGATGTTAATGAATTCCAAAGATCCAATGGAACCATGGGAATGGTTAGAACAGTAGAACTTGCTGACGATACTGGTTCTGTCAGAGCTTCATTTTGGGATGAAAAAGCTGAAATGGGTTTAAACAGAGGCGGTGCAATCTGGATTAAAAATGCAAGGCCACGATTCAGAAACGATGCTGTTGAACTCAGTGTTGGAAGAGCTACAATGGTAATTAAACCAAAAGATGAAGAAGCAGCAGCACTCCCCTCACTTGAAGAAATTGAAGAATCCATATATAAAACCAAGAAAATTGAAGAACTTACAGAAGATGATAAAAATATCAAGTTAAGTGGAGAAATTATTGAGGCATATGGAGATAGGATACTCTATGAAATGTGCCCAAATTGTAATAAAAGAGTAGAATACGTCGATGATGCATTTGTATGTGATTTCTGCGGAGAGGAAATACAGCAGCCGAACTATCTCATGATAGTTCCATGCGTAATTGAAGATGAAACTGGAACGGTCAGAACAACGTTCTTCAGGAAACAAGCCGAAGAATTAATTGGGATGACCACCGAGAAAGCAAATGAAGTGATTATGACAACTGCAGATGAAGGATCACTTGCAGGAAAAGTCGAAGACCTGATTGGCAGCGAGATTACTGTAATCGCAGATGCAAGCTTCGATGAATACAATGAGGAAATAAGGCTCATTGCTAAGAAGATAGTAAAATAG
- a CDS encoding hemerythrin domain-containing protein: protein MAGLFDMLKQDHREVTNMLEQAIESKDPSQFPKVKKMLDVHMEGEEKFFYPILKNKDKEGMLEAYEEHKVGKKLISEICDTKSGNETCIPKIKVLKDVLDHHIEEEESEIFDEAREVLNDQQEQKIVQQIEKLKSQKM from the coding sequence ATGGCAGGATTATTTGATATGTTAAAACAGGACCACCGAGAAGTTACAAACATGTTAGAGCAGGCTATAGAAAGTAAAGACCCTTCTCAGTTCCCAAAAGTTAAAAAAATGTTAGACGTGCATATGGAAGGGGAAGAAAAGTTTTTCTATCCAATTCTGAAGAATAAAGATAAAGAAGGAATGCTTGAAGCTTATGAAGAGCATAAGGTAGGAAAGAAATTAATCAGTGAAATATGCGATACTAAAAGTGGAAATGAAACATGTATACCAAAAATAAAAGTTTTAAAAGATGTACTGGATCATCATATCGAGGAAGAAGAGTCTGAAATCTTTGATGAAGCGAGAGAAGTGCTGAATGATCAACAGGAGCAAAAAATAGTTCAGCAAATTGAAAAACTTAAGTCACAAAAAATGTAA
- a CDS encoding class II glutamine amidotransferase, with protein MCELLGLSFNTPVRPNLSFKGFRLRGKANPDGWGISFYPDKSTQIIKEPLEAEESLLSEFIELYPKIKSKIFVAHVRLNSAAPPAHMNTHPFGRELNGINFAFAHNGNLTNYQKDFDTLNFKPVGETDSEAAFCHLLNRIKNKKIKFFDDSSYKWLLDELRYLNNYGKFNCIFSDGKHLFCYYDMNGFNSLFYLHREAPYDHTHLSDEHFDIHLKEQKSTEKEGYIIATRPLTNEKWRKFEPGELKILKNGKIISNE; from the coding sequence ATGTGTGAACTGCTGGGATTGTCATTTAATACGCCTGTAAGGCCTAATCTATCTTTTAAAGGATTTCGCCTTAGAGGTAAAGCAAATCCTGATGGATGGGGCATATCTTTTTACCCAGATAAATCTACACAGATTATAAAAGAGCCTTTAGAAGCTGAAGAAAGCTTATTATCCGAATTTATCGAACTTTATCCTAAAATTAAATCAAAAATATTTGTTGCACATGTAAGATTAAATAGCGCCGCACCACCTGCACATATGAATACTCATCCCTTTGGACGTGAATTAAACGGCATAAATTTTGCTTTTGCACATAATGGAAATTTAACTAATTATCAAAAAGATTTTGACACTCTCAATTTTAAACCGGTTGGTGAAACTGATTCTGAGGCTGCTTTCTGCCATTTACTTAACAGAATAAAGAACAAAAAGATTAAATTTTTTGATGATTCCAGTTATAAATGGTTGCTTGATGAATTAAGGTATCTTAATAATTATGGAAAGTTTAACTGTATTTTTTCAGATGGCAAACATTTATTCTGTTATTACGACATGAATGGATTTAACAGCCTATTTTACCTTCACCGCGAGGCCCCATACGATCATACACATCTTTCAGATGAACACTTTGATATACATCTTAAAGAACAAAAATCAACTGAAAAAGAAGGATATATAATAGCTACAAGGCCTTTAACTAATGAAAAGTGGCGAAAGTTTGAGCCAGGGGAACTTAAAATCCTGAAAAACGGCAAAATAATTAGTAATGAGTAA
- the radA gene encoding DNA repair and recombination protein RadA has protein sequence MVELGDLPGVGEKTAQKLIDAGFADMMRLATATAKELSVKAEIGEGVAEKVIEAARKAESIDFETAFDVMERRKDVGRITCGSTALDELIGGGIETQSLTEVFGEFGSGKSQISHELAVTVQLPEEKGGLDGECVFIDTENTFRPERIEQIATGFELDVEETLQKIHIARAFNSSHQILMADKINELIQSGANIKLVIVDSVTAHFRAEYVGRETLATRQQKLNQHLHTLQNIANTYNVAVFVTNQVQARPDAFFGSPTKAVGGHVLGHAATYRIWLKKGLAGKRIARLVDSPHLPEGESVFKIVTEGIVD, from the coding sequence ATGGTAGAATTAGGAGATTTACCCGGTGTTGGGGAAAAAACTGCTCAAAAGTTGATAGATGCAGGTTTTGCGGACATGATGAGACTTGCAACAGCAACTGCCAAAGAACTCAGTGTAAAAGCTGAAATCGGTGAAGGAGTCGCTGAAAAAGTCATTGAAGCTGCAAGAAAAGCTGAATCAATAGATTTTGAAACCGCTTTTGATGTAATGGAGCGTAGAAAAGACGTAGGTAGGATAACCTGTGGAAGTACTGCCCTTGATGAACTCATTGGTGGAGGAATCGAAACACAATCCCTAACAGAAGTGTTTGGTGAATTCGGTTCAGGAAAAAGTCAAATATCTCACGAACTTGCAGTTACAGTACAGCTTCCAGAAGAAAAAGGAGGTCTTGATGGGGAATGTGTATTCATAGATACAGAGAACACATTCAGACCAGAAAGAATAGAACAAATTGCAACAGGATTTGAACTTGATGTTGAAGAAACACTGCAGAAAATACATATTGCAAGGGCCTTCAATTCAAGCCACCAGATCTTGATGGCAGACAAAATAAACGAGTTAATCCAAAGCGGAGCAAACATAAAACTGGTTATAGTAGATTCCGTAACTGCTCACTTTAGAGCAGAATACGTAGGAAGGGAAACACTTGCAACAAGGCAGCAAAAACTAAACCAGCACCTTCACACGTTACAAAATATTGCAAACACTTATAATGTAGCAGTATTTGTTACAAACCAGGTGCAGGCAAGACCTGATGCTTTCTTTGGAAGCCCAACAAAAGCTGTCGGAGGTCACGTACTTGGACACGCTGCAACCTACAGGATATGGCTTAAAAAGGGCCTTGCTGGAAAACGAATTGCAAGACTCGTAGACAGTCCTCATTTACCTGAAGGCGAATCTGTATTTAAGATAGTAACTGAAGGTATTGTTGATTAA
- a CDS encoding type 1 glutamine amidotransferase, with product MELNIYHMYPDILNLYGDIGNVICLKRRCEWRGITPNIINFSLNDEKHDLSEGDIFFIGGGSDRGQSIVYSDFLKYKDSFKEIIEDYGVVLAICGGYQLLGEKYINNEGKEVSGLEIFNYSTVSEEGRLIGNVIIENQLGLTPKTIVGFENHGGRTYSDYNPLGLVKSGYGNNGKDKKEGIVYKNCIGTYLHGPILPKNPHLADYLILKALQRKYEVERLQSLNDDFENLAHKKVIKLYCK from the coding sequence ATGGAATTAAATATCTACCATATGTATCCAGATATTCTAAATTTGTATGGAGACATTGGTAATGTAATCTGCTTGAAAAGGAGATGTGAATGGAGAGGGATTACTCCAAATATAATTAATTTTAGCTTAAATGATGAGAAGCATGATTTAAGTGAAGGAGATATCTTTTTTATAGGCGGTGGATCGGATAGAGGCCAGAGCATAGTATATTCTGATTTTTTAAAATATAAAGATTCTTTTAAAGAGATTATCGAAGATTATGGTGTTGTCCTTGCTATATGCGGAGGATATCAACTTTTAGGTGAGAAATATATTAATAATGAAGGTAAAGAAGTCTCTGGTCTTGAGATATTCAATTATTCGACTGTAAGTGAAGAAGGAAGACTAATTGGGAATGTTATAATTGAAAATCAATTAGGATTAACTCCTAAAACTATTGTAGGGTTTGAAAATCACGGTGGAAGGACATACAGTGACTATAACCCTTTAGGATTAGTAAAATCAGGATATGGAAACAATGGAAAAGATAAAAAAGAAGGCATAGTCTATAAAAACTGCATAGGTACCTATCTTCATGGCCCAATACTTCCAAAAAACCCACATTTAGCTGATTACTTAATTTTAAAAGCATTGCAAAGAAAGTACGAAGTTGAAAGATTACAGTCTTTAAATGATGACTTTGAAAATTTAGCCCATAAAAAAGTCATAAAACTCTACTGTAAATGA
- a CDS encoding Mur ligase family protein: MDMSLIKKLRLSLSIIIGKLVRFGLKTTGRSATALPGNIALRIEPDLLKIVNERCKKKVIVTGTNGKTTTNNLIAHILGSNFKNVLSNLRGANMPQGIASSFIENKKDEYDWGVFEVDEGSFTRIIRDIEPDYIVVTNFFRDQLDRYGEIENTVSMVYETIKPLNTSLILNADDPLVSKFKNLNKSNIFYGIKKNKFSSKNEKIVETRNCPSCNSYIDYEYFNYGQLGSYNCKECGFKNPYYDYYIENINYKNNKYCFDINTDKETFKDTCFEYEGIYNIYNCCAAFTFSCEIGIEPSKIIHRMENFDYKLGRMEEIKFRDKIIKIVLTKNPIGLTEVIKSISHDKRRKAILFILNDNPADGQDISWIWDAGLSKFKNIENLKKIYCSGKRAEDIALRIEYAHIPTEIIKIDDDMQESIKEAVHEDVEIAYILPTYTAVFETRDMVLNLTHGK; the protein is encoded by the coding sequence ATGGACATGAGTCTAATTAAAAAATTAAGGCTTTCTTTATCAATCATAATCGGTAAATTAGTAAGATTCGGGCTTAAAACAACAGGAAGGAGTGCTACAGCATTACCTGGAAATATTGCACTTAGAATAGAACCCGATCTTCTGAAAATTGTGAATGAAAGATGTAAAAAGAAAGTTATCGTAACTGGTACAAATGGTAAAACTACCACAAATAACTTAATTGCCCATATCTTAGGCAGCAATTTTAAAAATGTCCTCTCAAACTTGAGGGGTGCAAATATGCCTCAGGGCATTGCAAGCAGTTTTATCGAAAACAAGAAGGACGAATATGATTGGGGAGTCTTCGAAGTAGATGAAGGCTCTTTTACAAGAATAATAAGAGATATTGAACCAGATTATATCGTTGTAACTAATTTTTTCAGGGACCAGCTCGACAGATATGGAGAAATAGAAAATACGGTATCCATGGTTTATGAAACCATTAAACCTTTAAATACATCCCTTATCTTAAATGCAGACGACCCACTTGTATCTAAATTTAAAAATTTAAATAAAAGTAATATATTCTACGGGATTAAAAAGAATAAATTCAGTAGTAAAAATGAAAAAATAGTGGAAACACGAAACTGCCCATCATGCAACAGTTATATTGATTATGAATATTTTAACTATGGACAATTAGGCAGTTACAACTGTAAAGAATGTGGATTTAAAAATCCATATTATGATTATTACATTGAAAATATCAATTATAAGAATAACAAGTATTGTTTTGATATTAATACCGATAAAGAAACATTTAAAGATACATGTTTTGAGTATGAAGGAATTTACAACATTTATAACTGCTGCGCAGCATTTACATTTAGCTGTGAAATAGGAATTGAACCATCTAAAATTATTCATAGGATGGAGAATTTTGACTATAAACTGGGCAGAATGGAAGAAATTAAATTTAGAGACAAAATCATAAAAATTGTGCTAACTAAAAATCCTATTGGACTTACAGAGGTAATTAAAAGTATATCCCATGATAAAAGAAGAAAAGCTATTCTTTTTATTTTAAACGATAATCCCGCAGATGGCCAGGATATCTCCTGGATATGGGATGCAGGACTAAGTAAATTCAAGAACATCGAAAACTTAAAAAAAATCTATTGCTCTGGAAAAAGGGCCGAAGATATTGCACTAAGAATTGAATATGCCCATATTCCTACCGAAATTATAAAAATAGATGATGACATGCAGGAATCAATCAAAGAAGCAGTTCATGAAGATGTTGAAATTGCGTATATATTACCCACATACACAGCAGTTTTCGAGACCCGTGACATGGTACTAAATTTAACACATGGCAAATAA
- a CDS encoding alpha/beta fold hydrolase, which translates to MCPFVKVDEGNSGDINLHYEDYGEGKPIILIHGYPLSGRAWEKQIPALLDAGYRVITYDRRGFGNSSQPWSGYDPDTFTEDLHKLITELDLHDFVLVGHSMAGEELARYIGKYGTEDVSKVVFISAVTPFLRKTDDNPEGLDEGLFEEIKNAVIEDRPAFMTQFCTDFYNMDALEGKRVSKHAYQASWNTAIEASPKGSIDCVDTWGTDFREDLKRVDVPTLVIHGDQDRIVPFKNSGKRMPDFVKDSKLVVIKDGPHGIAWTHNEEVNRELLNFLG; encoded by the coding sequence ATGTGTCCGTTTGTTAAAGTAGATGAAGGAAACTCAGGTGATATAAACTTACACTATGAAGATTATGGTGAAGGAAAACCGATAATTTTAATTCACGGTTATCCATTAAGTGGCCGTGCATGGGAGAAACAGATACCTGCACTGCTTGATGCGGGTTATCGTGTTATTACCTATGACCGAAGAGGATTTGGAAACTCTAGTCAACCATGGTCAGGTTATGATCCTGATACATTTACTGAAGACTTACACAAGCTTATTACTGAGCTAGATTTACATGATTTTGTATTAGTTGGTCACTCAATGGCAGGCGAAGAACTTGCCCGTTATATTGGAAAATATGGAACTGAAGACGTGAGTAAGGTTGTTTTTATCTCTGCAGTTACACCTTTCCTCCGTAAGACTGATGATAACCCTGAAGGATTAGACGAAGGCCTTTTTGAAGAAATTAAAAACGCAGTTATTGAGGATCGACCTGCATTCATGACTCAATTTTGCACAGATTTCTACAATATGGACGCTCTTGAAGGTAAACGGGTCAGTAAACATGCATATCAGGCAAGCTGGAATACTGCAATTGAGGCATCTCCAAAAGGATCAATTGATTGTGTAGATACTTGGGGAACAGACTTCAGAGAAGATCTCAAACGTGTTGACGTACCTACACTTGTAATCCATGGCGATCAGGACCGTATTGTTCCTTTCAAGAACTCAGGAAAACGTATGCCTGATTTTGTGAAAGACAGCAAGTTAGTGGTCATAAAAGATGGACCTCATGGTATTGCATGGACGCATAATGAAGAGGTTAACCGTGAACTCCTGAACTTTTTAGGATAA
- a CDS encoding HPP family protein, giving the protein MGILDPLKKTGDSVGDWTSRIPDSVWAPVMGGFLILVAGIIGLIAGQPWLFPSLGPTAYLQVETPELKSAHFYNTIVGHYVGIAAGLIGIAIFSLWNTPSVLVSHQLLPAWVGAAAVAIFLTIIINMFLRSSHPPAAATTLLVALGAFRTPSQISALVAGVLIIAVVGEILRRIRTGGERHDSI; this is encoded by the coding sequence ATGGGAATTTTAGATCCTTTGAAAAAAACAGGGGATTCAGTTGGTGATTGGACTTCAAGGATCCCAGATAGTGTTTGGGCACCGGTTATGGGTGGATTTTTAATATTAGTGGCGGGGATTATAGGTTTAATTGCAGGTCAACCCTGGCTTTTTCCAAGTCTAGGACCAACAGCGTATTTACAGGTTGAAACACCTGAACTTAAAAGTGCTCACTTTTATAACACGATAGTTGGTCATTATGTTGGAATCGCCGCGGGATTAATAGGAATTGCTATTTTCAGTTTATGGAATACTCCTTCAGTTCTTGTTAGCCATCAATTACTTCCTGCGTGGGTAGGCGCAGCAGCAGTTGCTATATTTCTTACTATAATTATCAACATGTTTTTAAGATCTTCCCACCCTCCAGCAGCGGCTACAACTCTTTTAGTGGCTTTAGGAGCTTTCAGAACACCATCTCAAATATCTGCATTAGTTGCAGGTGTTTTAATTATTGCAGTTGTAGGTGAAATACTTAGAAGAATACGAACTGGTGGAGAAAGGCATGATTCTATTTAA
- a CDS encoding isocitrate/isopropylmalate family dehydrogenase codes for MYKIAVVPGDGIGKEVMEATLHVLDALDIEFDYTFADAGDECKAASGVALPQETIDIVKESQACLFGAAGESAADVIVRLRQELELYVNLRPVKSYPGTKALFDNLDFVIVRENTEDLYIGLEEETEEGATALRVTTRNAVERICKFAFEYAEESGRDKVTAVHKANVLKKTDGLFKDIFYKVAEDYKDIGTDDRYVDATAMFFITNPQMFNVIVTTNLFGDILSDEGAGLVGGLGLIPSANIGENSGLFEPVHGSAPDIAGKNIANPSAMILSAVMMLDYLKEHDAARKVENALIEVLSEGKVITGDIGGNASTMEMASEIRRKIE; via the coding sequence ATGTACAAAATAGCAGTGGTACCTGGAGACGGTATCGGAAAAGAAGTTATGGAAGCAACATTACATGTTTTAGATGCACTTGATATTGAATTTGATTATACATTTGCAGATGCAGGGGATGAATGCAAAGCAGCCTCAGGAGTTGCTTTGCCTCAAGAAACAATTGATATAGTAAAGGAATCGCAGGCATGTTTATTTGGGGCTGCTGGAGAATCAGCAGCAGATGTTATTGTCAGATTAAGACAGGAACTAGAGCTTTATGTTAATTTAAGACCTGTTAAATCATACCCTGGCACTAAAGCTTTGTTTGATAATTTAGATTTTGTAATTGTTAGGGAAAACACGGAAGACCTTTATATTGGTCTTGAAGAAGAAACAGAAGAGGGAGCCACTGCTTTAAGAGTTACTACAAGAAATGCTGTAGAAAGAATTTGCAAGTTTGCATTTGAATATGCTGAAGAAAGTGGTAGAGATAAAGTTACAGCGGTTCACAAGGCGAATGTCCTTAAAAAAACGGATGGATTGTTCAAAGATATTTTTTACAAAGTTGCTGAAGATTATAAAGATATTGGAACAGATGACCGTTATGTTGATGCAACAGCAATGTTTTTCATTACAAACCCTCAAATGTTCAATGTGATCGTTACTACAAACTTATTTGGGGATATACTTTCAGATGAGGGTGCAGGACTTGTCGGCGGTCTTGGTTTAATACCATCTGCTAATATCGGGGAAAATAGCGGTTTATTTGAACCCGTTCACGGATCAGCACCAGACATAGCTGGAAAAAATATTGCAAATCCTTCTGCAATGATATTATCTGCAGTAATGATGCTGGATTACCTTAAAGAACATGATGCAGCCCGTAAAGTTGAAAATGCGCTTATTGAAGTTTTAAGTGAAGGTAAAGTTATAACTGGAGATATTGGTGGTAATGCATCTACCATGGAAATGGCCAGTGAAATTAGAAGAAAAATAGAATAG